From Bombus huntii isolate Logan2020A chromosome 4, iyBomHunt1.1, whole genome shotgun sequence, one genomic window encodes:
- the LOC126864480 gene encoding intraflagellar transport protein 80 homolog isoform X4 has product MRFKISAQNRNGHKRLVTCVAWSSTEEIYSCGYDFVFTRKNINNLSDYLFREDHLLIAWHLEGGTAHSSIVTEFPNDFYPTDMQWHPRPNYAALITKKQSLDVLLITTADGKYHLVNKNGRIEKSIDAHKGATTVGRWSSDGSALLTAGEDGLIKVWSRSGMLRSVVVKGMFPILSAAWSSDCTTVLYSQGAHLTFQSLNSNSKPRKLLAHDGLVLVLCWSHTHGLIISGGEDCRYKVWDPNGTQLFSSSIGDYPITSVSWSFSGDYFAVGSFNTIKLCDKTGWSHSLEKINSGSIYSIAWSSDSTQVAMACSNGTVSTGHIIDRRLEWNNYEATLVKRKVIEVRNVGNEIRETLEISDRVVQLEFGFDYLVVITPAQCHVYSVANWNTPAIFDLKNTSVSAVLLAEKHFLLVEWNSVSLYSYQGRLLGTPKWKGITQERLYPPCVSLCSDTLVIRSQSNEKLLHVLEVAYNKPITENQTYTHLQSITRVALNHVGGITDRQVALIDINKDLFLVSIRIPGFGRVCKIAAMAQDIAWATDANVLAAMLDATLSVWLCPNCVHYSDRKIIRKTRIDKESSEFGKQPSIANVYNGMVMIRRGDGALVASSFYTFFISLHQHILNKRWKEALSLCRIAQNEVLWTCMAVMATDNKELDAAEEAYAAISRYDKVNYIQYIKSLPNKIKRLAEMALLSGDLLTAEGILLQNGLTEEAVRINIEIYNWNRALELAIRHKKQLDEVLNARKEYLRVINKKETNQNFLEYMANVAKTQ; this is encoded by the exons ATGAGATTTAAAATATCTGCACAAAATCGTAATGGTCATAAGCGTTTGGTAACTTGTGTAGCATGGAGCTCGACGGAAGAGATTTATTCATGCGGGTATGATTTTGTATTTacgagaaaaaatataaataatctaaGTGATTACCTTTTCAGAGAGGATCATTTATTAATAGCGTGGCATTTGGAAGGTGGAACCGCACATTCTAGCATTGTTACGGAATTTCCTAATGATTTTTATCCGACCGACATGCAATGGCATCCGCGACCAAATTATGCAGCGCTAATTACTAAAAAACAGTCGTTAGATGTTCTGTTAATTACTACAGCCGACG GAAAATATCATTTAGTTAATAAAAATGGACGTATAGAAAAGAGCATAGATGCTCATAAAGGAGCAACGACAGTAGGCAGATGGAGTAGTGATGGCTCCGCACTTTTGACTG CTGGTGAAGATGGTTTGATAAAAGTATGGTCACGTAGTGGCATGCTTCGCTCTGTTGTTGTTAAAGGCATGTTCCCCATACTATCTGCTGCCTGGAGTTCAGATTGTACGACAGTATTATATTCTCAGGGAGCTCACTTAACTTTTCAGTCGCTTAATTCTAATTCCAAACCTCGCAag TTATTGGCTCATGATGGTCTGGTTTTGGTTTTATGTTGGAGTCACACTCATGGATTGATAATTTCTGGTGGTGAAGATTGTAGATATAAG gTATGGGATCCTAATGGTACTCAGCTATTTTCTAGTAGCATAGGAGATTATCCTATTACATCAGTAAGCTGGAGCTTTTCTGGGGATTACTTTGCTGTTGGATCATTTAACACAATCAAACTTTGTGATAAAACAGGA TGGTCTCATTcattagaaaaaataaattctggAAGTATATACAGTATTGCTTGGTCAAGTGATAGCACACAAGTAGCTATGGCTTGTAGTAATGGAACTGTATCAACAGGACATATAATAGACAG AAGATTGGAATGGAATAATTACGAAGCCACATTGGTCAAAAGAAAAGTAATTGAAGTCAGAAATGTGGGTAATGAAATACGAGAAACATTAGAGATATCGGATCGCGTGGTGCAGCTGGAATTTGGTTTTGATTATTTAGTTGTAATTACACCAGCACAGTGTCATGTTTATTCGGTAGCAAATTGGAATACTCCTGCTATattcgatttaaaaaatactagTGTATCAGCGGTACTTCTTGCAGAAAA GCATTTTTTATTAGTTGAATGGAATAGCGTATCATTGTACAGTTATCAAGGTCGTTTATTAGGAACTCCAAAATGGAAAGGAATAACACAGGAACGACTTTACCCACCTTGCGTATCGCTATGTTCTGATACTTTAGTTATACGATCGCAaagtaacgaaaaac TTCTTCATGTATTAGAAGTGGCTTATAATAAACCTATAACAGAAAACCAGACTTACACACATCTTCAAAGTATTACAAGGGTTGCGTTGAATCATGTTGGCGGAATAACTGATCGACAAGTAGCATTAATCGACATAAACAAAGATCTGTTTCTAGTTTCTATACGAATCCCTGGTTTTGGTAGAGTATGTAAAATAG CTGCTATGGCACAAGATATTGCATGGGCGACTGATGCAAATGTTTTAGCAGCGATGTTGGATGCAACATTATCTGTATGGTTGTGTCCTAATTGTGTGCATTATAGCGATCGTAAGATTATACGAAAAACAAGGATCGATAAAGAAAGCAG TGAGTTTGGTAAACAGCCAAGTATAGCTAATGTCTATAATGGAATGGTAATGATACGACGTGGTGATGGAGCATTAGTGGCTTCTTCCTTTTATACGTTTTTTATTAGTCTTCATCAACATATACTGAACAAAAGATGGAAAGAAGCACTGTCTCTTTGTCGAATTGCTCAG AATGAAGTATTGTGGACTTGCATGGCTGTTATGGCAACTGACAATAAGGAATTAGATGCTGCGGAAGAAGCATATGCAGCAATTTCGCGATACGATAAAGTTAATTATATTCAGTATATAAag AGTCTaccaaataaaataaaaagattagcGGAAATGGCGCTTCTGTCGGGAGATCTGTTAACTGCAGAAGGCATACTTTTACAAAACGGATTAACTGAGGAAGCTGTACGAATtaacattgaaatatataattggaATAG AGCATTAGAATTAGCGATTAGACACAAAAAGCAACTGGATGAGGTATTGAACGCAAGAAAAGAATATCTTCGAGTAATcaataagaaagaaacgaaccAAAATTTTCTTGAATATATGGCAAACGTTGCAAAGACGCAA TGA
- the LOC126864480 gene encoding intraflagellar transport protein 80 homolog isoform X3, with translation MRFKISAQNRNGHKRLVTCVAWSSTEEIYSCGYDFVFTRKNINNLSDYLFREDHLLIAWHLEGGTAHSSIVTEFPNDFYPTDMQWHPRPNYAALITKKQSLDVLLITTADGKYHLVNKNGRIEKSIDAHKGATTVGRWSSDGSALLTAGEDGLIKVWSRSGMLRSVVVKGMFPILSAAWSSDCTTVLYSQGAHLTFQSLNSNSKPRKLLAHDGLVLVLCWSHTHGLIISGGEDCRYKVWDPNGTQLFSSSIGDYPITSVSWSFSGDYFAVGSFNTIKLCDKTGWSHSLEKINSGSIYSIAWSSDSTQVAMACSNGTVSTGHIIDRRLEWNNYEATLVKRKVIEVRNVGNEIRETLEISDRVVQLEFGFDYLVVITPAQCHVYSVANWNTPAIFDLKNTSVSAVLLAEKHFLLVEWNSVSLYSYQGRLLGTPKWKGITQERLYPPCVSLCSDTLVIRSQSNEKLLHVLEVAYNKPITENQTYTHLQSITRVALNHVGGITDRQVALIDINKDLFLVSIRIPGFGRVCKIAAMAQDIAWATDANVLAAMLDATLSVWLCPNCVHYSDRKIIRKTRIDKESSEFGKQPSIANVYNGMVMIRRGDGALVASSFYTFFISLHQHILNKRWKEALSLCRIAQNEVLWTCMAVMATDNKELDAAEEAYAAISRYDKVNYIQYIKSLPNKIKRLAEMALLSGDLLTAEGILLQNGLTEEAVRINIEIYNWNRALELAIRHKKQLDEVLNARKEYLRVINKKETNQNFLEYMANVAKTQQ, from the exons ATGAGATTTAAAATATCTGCACAAAATCGTAATGGTCATAAGCGTTTGGTAACTTGTGTAGCATGGAGCTCGACGGAAGAGATTTATTCATGCGGGTATGATTTTGTATTTacgagaaaaaatataaataatctaaGTGATTACCTTTTCAGAGAGGATCATTTATTAATAGCGTGGCATTTGGAAGGTGGAACCGCACATTCTAGCATTGTTACGGAATTTCCTAATGATTTTTATCCGACCGACATGCAATGGCATCCGCGACCAAATTATGCAGCGCTAATTACTAAAAAACAGTCGTTAGATGTTCTGTTAATTACTACAGCCGACG GAAAATATCATTTAGTTAATAAAAATGGACGTATAGAAAAGAGCATAGATGCTCATAAAGGAGCAACGACAGTAGGCAGATGGAGTAGTGATGGCTCCGCACTTTTGACTG CTGGTGAAGATGGTTTGATAAAAGTATGGTCACGTAGTGGCATGCTTCGCTCTGTTGTTGTTAAAGGCATGTTCCCCATACTATCTGCTGCCTGGAGTTCAGATTGTACGACAGTATTATATTCTCAGGGAGCTCACTTAACTTTTCAGTCGCTTAATTCTAATTCCAAACCTCGCAag TTATTGGCTCATGATGGTCTGGTTTTGGTTTTATGTTGGAGTCACACTCATGGATTGATAATTTCTGGTGGTGAAGATTGTAGATATAAG gTATGGGATCCTAATGGTACTCAGCTATTTTCTAGTAGCATAGGAGATTATCCTATTACATCAGTAAGCTGGAGCTTTTCTGGGGATTACTTTGCTGTTGGATCATTTAACACAATCAAACTTTGTGATAAAACAGGA TGGTCTCATTcattagaaaaaataaattctggAAGTATATACAGTATTGCTTGGTCAAGTGATAGCACACAAGTAGCTATGGCTTGTAGTAATGGAACTGTATCAACAGGACATATAATAGACAG AAGATTGGAATGGAATAATTACGAAGCCACATTGGTCAAAAGAAAAGTAATTGAAGTCAGAAATGTGGGTAATGAAATACGAGAAACATTAGAGATATCGGATCGCGTGGTGCAGCTGGAATTTGGTTTTGATTATTTAGTTGTAATTACACCAGCACAGTGTCATGTTTATTCGGTAGCAAATTGGAATACTCCTGCTATattcgatttaaaaaatactagTGTATCAGCGGTACTTCTTGCAGAAAA GCATTTTTTATTAGTTGAATGGAATAGCGTATCATTGTACAGTTATCAAGGTCGTTTATTAGGAACTCCAAAATGGAAAGGAATAACACAGGAACGACTTTACCCACCTTGCGTATCGCTATGTTCTGATACTTTAGTTATACGATCGCAaagtaacgaaaaac TTCTTCATGTATTAGAAGTGGCTTATAATAAACCTATAACAGAAAACCAGACTTACACACATCTTCAAAGTATTACAAGGGTTGCGTTGAATCATGTTGGCGGAATAACTGATCGACAAGTAGCATTAATCGACATAAACAAAGATCTGTTTCTAGTTTCTATACGAATCCCTGGTTTTGGTAGAGTATGTAAAATAG CTGCTATGGCACAAGATATTGCATGGGCGACTGATGCAAATGTTTTAGCAGCGATGTTGGATGCAACATTATCTGTATGGTTGTGTCCTAATTGTGTGCATTATAGCGATCGTAAGATTATACGAAAAACAAGGATCGATAAAGAAAGCAG TGAGTTTGGTAAACAGCCAAGTATAGCTAATGTCTATAATGGAATGGTAATGATACGACGTGGTGATGGAGCATTAGTGGCTTCTTCCTTTTATACGTTTTTTATTAGTCTTCATCAACATATACTGAACAAAAGATGGAAAGAAGCACTGTCTCTTTGTCGAATTGCTCAG AATGAAGTATTGTGGACTTGCATGGCTGTTATGGCAACTGACAATAAGGAATTAGATGCTGCGGAAGAAGCATATGCAGCAATTTCGCGATACGATAAAGTTAATTATATTCAGTATATAAag AGTCTaccaaataaaataaaaagattagcGGAAATGGCGCTTCTGTCGGGAGATCTGTTAACTGCAGAAGGCATACTTTTACAAAACGGATTAACTGAGGAAGCTGTACGAATtaacattgaaatatataattggaATAG AGCATTAGAATTAGCGATTAGACACAAAAAGCAACTGGATGAGGTATTGAACGCAAGAAAAGAATATCTTCGAGTAATcaataagaaagaaacgaaccAAAATTTTCTTGAATATATGGCAAACGTTGCAAAGACGCAA CAGTGA
- the LOC126864480 gene encoding intraflagellar transport protein 80 homolog isoform X1, which produces MRFKISAQNRNGHKRLVTCVAWSSTEEIYSCGYDFVFTRKNINNLSDYLFREDHLLIAWHLEGGTAHSSIVTEFPNDFYPTDMQWHPRPNYAALITKKQSLDVLLITTADGKYHLVNKNGRIEKSIDAHKGATTVGRWSSDGSALLTAGEDGLIKVWSRSGMLRSVVVKGMFPILSAAWSSDCTTVLYSQGAHLTFQSLNSNSKPRKLLAHDGLVLVLCWSHTHGLIISGGEDCRYKVWDPNGTQLFSSSIGDYPITSVSWSFSGDYFAVGSFNTIKLCDKTGWSHSLEKINSGSIYSIAWSSDSTQVAMACSNGTVSTGHIIDRRLEWNNYEATLVKRKVIEVRNVGNEIRETLEISDRVVQLEFGFDYLVVITPAQCHVYSVANWNTPAIFDLKNTSVSAVLLAEKHFLLVEWNSVSLYSYQGRLLGTPKWKGITQERLYPPCVSLCSDTLVIRSQSNEKLLHVLEVAYNKPITENQTYTHLQSITRVALNHVGGITDRQVALIDINKDLFLVSIRIPGFGRVCKIAAMAQDIAWATDANVLAAMLDATLSVWLCPNCVHYSDRKIIRKTRIDKESSEFGKQPSIANVYNGMVMIRRGDGALVASSFYTFFISLHQHILNKRWKEALSLCRIAQNEVLWTCMAVMATDNKELDAAEEAYAAISRYDKVNYIQYIKSLPNKIKRLAEMALLSGDLLTAEGILLQNGLTEEAVRINIEIYNWNRALELAIRHKKQLDEVLNARKEYLRVINKKETNQNFLEYMANVAKTQEATEKVPFKRDEIELPEAEIQKNETMKQEMDT; this is translated from the exons ATGAGATTTAAAATATCTGCACAAAATCGTAATGGTCATAAGCGTTTGGTAACTTGTGTAGCATGGAGCTCGACGGAAGAGATTTATTCATGCGGGTATGATTTTGTATTTacgagaaaaaatataaataatctaaGTGATTACCTTTTCAGAGAGGATCATTTATTAATAGCGTGGCATTTGGAAGGTGGAACCGCACATTCTAGCATTGTTACGGAATTTCCTAATGATTTTTATCCGACCGACATGCAATGGCATCCGCGACCAAATTATGCAGCGCTAATTACTAAAAAACAGTCGTTAGATGTTCTGTTAATTACTACAGCCGACG GAAAATATCATTTAGTTAATAAAAATGGACGTATAGAAAAGAGCATAGATGCTCATAAAGGAGCAACGACAGTAGGCAGATGGAGTAGTGATGGCTCCGCACTTTTGACTG CTGGTGAAGATGGTTTGATAAAAGTATGGTCACGTAGTGGCATGCTTCGCTCTGTTGTTGTTAAAGGCATGTTCCCCATACTATCTGCTGCCTGGAGTTCAGATTGTACGACAGTATTATATTCTCAGGGAGCTCACTTAACTTTTCAGTCGCTTAATTCTAATTCCAAACCTCGCAag TTATTGGCTCATGATGGTCTGGTTTTGGTTTTATGTTGGAGTCACACTCATGGATTGATAATTTCTGGTGGTGAAGATTGTAGATATAAG gTATGGGATCCTAATGGTACTCAGCTATTTTCTAGTAGCATAGGAGATTATCCTATTACATCAGTAAGCTGGAGCTTTTCTGGGGATTACTTTGCTGTTGGATCATTTAACACAATCAAACTTTGTGATAAAACAGGA TGGTCTCATTcattagaaaaaataaattctggAAGTATATACAGTATTGCTTGGTCAAGTGATAGCACACAAGTAGCTATGGCTTGTAGTAATGGAACTGTATCAACAGGACATATAATAGACAG AAGATTGGAATGGAATAATTACGAAGCCACATTGGTCAAAAGAAAAGTAATTGAAGTCAGAAATGTGGGTAATGAAATACGAGAAACATTAGAGATATCGGATCGCGTGGTGCAGCTGGAATTTGGTTTTGATTATTTAGTTGTAATTACACCAGCACAGTGTCATGTTTATTCGGTAGCAAATTGGAATACTCCTGCTATattcgatttaaaaaatactagTGTATCAGCGGTACTTCTTGCAGAAAA GCATTTTTTATTAGTTGAATGGAATAGCGTATCATTGTACAGTTATCAAGGTCGTTTATTAGGAACTCCAAAATGGAAAGGAATAACACAGGAACGACTTTACCCACCTTGCGTATCGCTATGTTCTGATACTTTAGTTATACGATCGCAaagtaacgaaaaac TTCTTCATGTATTAGAAGTGGCTTATAATAAACCTATAACAGAAAACCAGACTTACACACATCTTCAAAGTATTACAAGGGTTGCGTTGAATCATGTTGGCGGAATAACTGATCGACAAGTAGCATTAATCGACATAAACAAAGATCTGTTTCTAGTTTCTATACGAATCCCTGGTTTTGGTAGAGTATGTAAAATAG CTGCTATGGCACAAGATATTGCATGGGCGACTGATGCAAATGTTTTAGCAGCGATGTTGGATGCAACATTATCTGTATGGTTGTGTCCTAATTGTGTGCATTATAGCGATCGTAAGATTATACGAAAAACAAGGATCGATAAAGAAAGCAG TGAGTTTGGTAAACAGCCAAGTATAGCTAATGTCTATAATGGAATGGTAATGATACGACGTGGTGATGGAGCATTAGTGGCTTCTTCCTTTTATACGTTTTTTATTAGTCTTCATCAACATATACTGAACAAAAGATGGAAAGAAGCACTGTCTCTTTGTCGAATTGCTCAG AATGAAGTATTGTGGACTTGCATGGCTGTTATGGCAACTGACAATAAGGAATTAGATGCTGCGGAAGAAGCATATGCAGCAATTTCGCGATACGATAAAGTTAATTATATTCAGTATATAAag AGTCTaccaaataaaataaaaagattagcGGAAATGGCGCTTCTGTCGGGAGATCTGTTAACTGCAGAAGGCATACTTTTACAAAACGGATTAACTGAGGAAGCTGTACGAATtaacattgaaatatataattggaATAG AGCATTAGAATTAGCGATTAGACACAAAAAGCAACTGGATGAGGTATTGAACGCAAGAAAAGAATATCTTCGAGTAATcaataagaaagaaacgaaccAAAATTTTCTTGAATATATGGCAAACGTTGCAAAGACGCAA GAAGCTACTGAAAAGGTTCCATTTAAGCGAGACGAAATTGAATTACCGGAAGCAGAAATACAAAAAAACGAAACAATGAAGCAAGAAATGGATACTTGA
- the LOC126864480 gene encoding intraflagellar transport protein 80 homolog isoform X2, whose product MRFKISAQNRNGHKRLVTCVAWSSTEEIYSCGEDHLLIAWHLEGGTAHSSIVTEFPNDFYPTDMQWHPRPNYAALITKKQSLDVLLITTADGKYHLVNKNGRIEKSIDAHKGATTVGRWSSDGSALLTAGEDGLIKVWSRSGMLRSVVVKGMFPILSAAWSSDCTTVLYSQGAHLTFQSLNSNSKPRKLLAHDGLVLVLCWSHTHGLIISGGEDCRYKVWDPNGTQLFSSSIGDYPITSVSWSFSGDYFAVGSFNTIKLCDKTGWSHSLEKINSGSIYSIAWSSDSTQVAMACSNGTVSTGHIIDRRLEWNNYEATLVKRKVIEVRNVGNEIRETLEISDRVVQLEFGFDYLVVITPAQCHVYSVANWNTPAIFDLKNTSVSAVLLAEKHFLLVEWNSVSLYSYQGRLLGTPKWKGITQERLYPPCVSLCSDTLVIRSQSNEKLLHVLEVAYNKPITENQTYTHLQSITRVALNHVGGITDRQVALIDINKDLFLVSIRIPGFGRVCKIAAMAQDIAWATDANVLAAMLDATLSVWLCPNCVHYSDRKIIRKTRIDKESSEFGKQPSIANVYNGMVMIRRGDGALVASSFYTFFISLHQHILNKRWKEALSLCRIAQNEVLWTCMAVMATDNKELDAAEEAYAAISRYDKVNYIQYIKSLPNKIKRLAEMALLSGDLLTAEGILLQNGLTEEAVRINIEIYNWNRALELAIRHKKQLDEVLNARKEYLRVINKKETNQNFLEYMANVAKTQEATEKVPFKRDEIELPEAEIQKNETMKQEMDT is encoded by the exons ATGAGATTTAAAATATCTGCACAAAATCGTAATGGTCATAAGCGTTTGGTAACTTGTGTAGCATGGAGCTCGACGGAAGAGATTTATTCATGCGG AGAGGATCATTTATTAATAGCGTGGCATTTGGAAGGTGGAACCGCACATTCTAGCATTGTTACGGAATTTCCTAATGATTTTTATCCGACCGACATGCAATGGCATCCGCGACCAAATTATGCAGCGCTAATTACTAAAAAACAGTCGTTAGATGTTCTGTTAATTACTACAGCCGACG GAAAATATCATTTAGTTAATAAAAATGGACGTATAGAAAAGAGCATAGATGCTCATAAAGGAGCAACGACAGTAGGCAGATGGAGTAGTGATGGCTCCGCACTTTTGACTG CTGGTGAAGATGGTTTGATAAAAGTATGGTCACGTAGTGGCATGCTTCGCTCTGTTGTTGTTAAAGGCATGTTCCCCATACTATCTGCTGCCTGGAGTTCAGATTGTACGACAGTATTATATTCTCAGGGAGCTCACTTAACTTTTCAGTCGCTTAATTCTAATTCCAAACCTCGCAag TTATTGGCTCATGATGGTCTGGTTTTGGTTTTATGTTGGAGTCACACTCATGGATTGATAATTTCTGGTGGTGAAGATTGTAGATATAAG gTATGGGATCCTAATGGTACTCAGCTATTTTCTAGTAGCATAGGAGATTATCCTATTACATCAGTAAGCTGGAGCTTTTCTGGGGATTACTTTGCTGTTGGATCATTTAACACAATCAAACTTTGTGATAAAACAGGA TGGTCTCATTcattagaaaaaataaattctggAAGTATATACAGTATTGCTTGGTCAAGTGATAGCACACAAGTAGCTATGGCTTGTAGTAATGGAACTGTATCAACAGGACATATAATAGACAG AAGATTGGAATGGAATAATTACGAAGCCACATTGGTCAAAAGAAAAGTAATTGAAGTCAGAAATGTGGGTAATGAAATACGAGAAACATTAGAGATATCGGATCGCGTGGTGCAGCTGGAATTTGGTTTTGATTATTTAGTTGTAATTACACCAGCACAGTGTCATGTTTATTCGGTAGCAAATTGGAATACTCCTGCTATattcgatttaaaaaatactagTGTATCAGCGGTACTTCTTGCAGAAAA GCATTTTTTATTAGTTGAATGGAATAGCGTATCATTGTACAGTTATCAAGGTCGTTTATTAGGAACTCCAAAATGGAAAGGAATAACACAGGAACGACTTTACCCACCTTGCGTATCGCTATGTTCTGATACTTTAGTTATACGATCGCAaagtaacgaaaaac TTCTTCATGTATTAGAAGTGGCTTATAATAAACCTATAACAGAAAACCAGACTTACACACATCTTCAAAGTATTACAAGGGTTGCGTTGAATCATGTTGGCGGAATAACTGATCGACAAGTAGCATTAATCGACATAAACAAAGATCTGTTTCTAGTTTCTATACGAATCCCTGGTTTTGGTAGAGTATGTAAAATAG CTGCTATGGCACAAGATATTGCATGGGCGACTGATGCAAATGTTTTAGCAGCGATGTTGGATGCAACATTATCTGTATGGTTGTGTCCTAATTGTGTGCATTATAGCGATCGTAAGATTATACGAAAAACAAGGATCGATAAAGAAAGCAG TGAGTTTGGTAAACAGCCAAGTATAGCTAATGTCTATAATGGAATGGTAATGATACGACGTGGTGATGGAGCATTAGTGGCTTCTTCCTTTTATACGTTTTTTATTAGTCTTCATCAACATATACTGAACAAAAGATGGAAAGAAGCACTGTCTCTTTGTCGAATTGCTCAG AATGAAGTATTGTGGACTTGCATGGCTGTTATGGCAACTGACAATAAGGAATTAGATGCTGCGGAAGAAGCATATGCAGCAATTTCGCGATACGATAAAGTTAATTATATTCAGTATATAAag AGTCTaccaaataaaataaaaagattagcGGAAATGGCGCTTCTGTCGGGAGATCTGTTAACTGCAGAAGGCATACTTTTACAAAACGGATTAACTGAGGAAGCTGTACGAATtaacattgaaatatataattggaATAG AGCATTAGAATTAGCGATTAGACACAAAAAGCAACTGGATGAGGTATTGAACGCAAGAAAAGAATATCTTCGAGTAATcaataagaaagaaacgaaccAAAATTTTCTTGAATATATGGCAAACGTTGCAAAGACGCAA GAAGCTACTGAAAAGGTTCCATTTAAGCGAGACGAAATTGAATTACCGGAAGCAGAAATACAAAAAAACGAAACAATGAAGCAAGAAATGGATACTTGA